Proteins encoded together in one Phycisphaerae bacterium window:
- a CDS encoding formylglycine-generating enzyme family protein, with protein MKKLITLMLILSIAAAVTAAEKAKETPQATIQQQKAAAAAKLPLTKTIDLGNDVNMTVVFIPAGEFEMGSPMEEIKRDDDEGQHHIKLTKAFYIGKFEVTQLQYRVIMNDNPSEFGGDNLPVDNVNWYEAMRFLKKLSDKTGLKFRLPTEAEWEYACRAGTTTAFNTGTTIDSDVANYDATAPYADGIIGKELKRTNKAGSYPANAFGLYDMHGNVWEWCSDIYDKNYYKITPLNDPTGPAEQEGDRVIRGGAWNEKAGKCRSADRNNRGAKTNQPIIGFRVVLEIE; from the coding sequence ATGAAAAAACTGATTACTTTAATGTTAATACTTTCAATCGCAGCGGCAGTTACAGCGGCTGAAAAAGCCAAGGAAACTCCGCAGGCAACAATTCAGCAGCAAAAGGCGGCAGCAGCGGCGAAACTGCCCCTGACGAAAACCATCGACCTCGGTAATGACGTCAATATGACAGTGGTATTCATACCGGCCGGAGAATTCGAGATGGGTTCGCCAATGGAAGAAATTAAAAGAGATGACGACGAGGGCCAGCATCATATCAAACTGACAAAGGCATTCTACATCGGCAAGTTCGAGGTTACGCAGCTTCAGTACCGCGTAATTATGAACGATAACCCGAGCGAATTCGGAGGCGATAATCTGCCTGTAGATAATGTCAACTGGTACGAGGCGATGAGATTTCTTAAGAAACTTTCCGATAAGACGGGGCTGAAATTCAGACTGCCGACGGAAGCGGAATGGGAATACGCCTGCCGAGCCGGAACAACAACGGCGTTCAATACTGGAACGACTATCGATTCGGATGTCGCCAATTATGACGCGACAGCCCCATACGCGGATGGAATTATCGGCAAGGAACTTAAAAGGACAAACAAAGCCGGGTCCTATCCAGCCAATGCGTTCGGATTGTACGATATGCACGGCAATGTATGGGAATGGTGCAGCGATATTTACGATAAGAATTACTACAAAATTACGCCATTGAACGACCCTACAGGGCCAGCTGAACAGGAAGGCGACCGTGTCATCAGAGGCGGCGCGTGGAACGAAAAGGCTGGTAAATGCCGGTCGGCCGACAGGAATAACCGCGGAGCAAAGACTAATCAGCCGATTATAGGTTTTCGGGTCGTATTGGAAATCGAATAA